In Paraburkholderia caribensis, a single window of DNA contains:
- a CDS encoding twin transmembrane helix small protein, whose protein sequence is MHILVPIAFVLIIASMVSALYFMMHDRGRTKRMVWSLATRVGLSITLFLFILFANWMGWIHSTGIPYGR, encoded by the coding sequence ATGCACATTCTCGTTCCCATCGCGTTCGTTCTGATCATCGCCAGCATGGTGTCCGCGCTGTATTTCATGATGCACGACCGGGGCAGAACGAAGCGCATGGTCTGGTCGCTCGCGACACGTGTTGGCCTGTCGATTACGCTGTTCCTGTTCATCCTGTTCGCAAACTGGATGGGCTGGATTCATTCGACGGGCATTCCGTACGGACGCTGA